The proteins below come from a single Candida albicans SC5314 chromosome 7, complete sequence genomic window:
- a CDS encoding uncharacterized protein (Putative catechol o-methyltransferase; stationary phase enriched protein; transcription upregulated in clinical isolates from HIV+ patients with oral candidiasis; Spider biofilm repressed) — protein sequence MSKETEFYNYITTLPETTLSQVRGKPHEVLKLIDEYPQNFMNIGPHKGTQIVTRIKEKAPKTMIELGGYLGYSAVLFANEIADDPDAKYYSFELNPEFAKIATYVIDLAGLSDKVEIIVGRASYTLPAFRQRLFSENKHYTGLDFIFIDHWKDLYVPDLRVLESLNLIAPGTLIVADNIITPGAPEYVVYVNFSPDEKKLYNETTKNPEGKEFIGRWNILYDTKTIEVATANHKDAIEVTKCVDYFSG from the coding sequence ATGTCTAAAGAAACAGAGTTCTACAACTATATCACCACCCTCCCAGAGACCACCCTCTCTCAGGTCAGGGGCAAACCCCATGAAGTTTTAAAGTTAATTGATGAGTACCCCCAAAACTTCATGAACATTGGCCCACACAAGGGTACACAAATTGTCACCAGAATCAAAGAGAAAGCCCCTAAAACCATGATTGAGTTGGGTGGGTATTTAGGGTACTCGGCAGTCTTATTTGCCAACGAAATTGCTGACGACCCAGACGCAAAGTACTACAGTTTCGAGCTTAACCCAGAGTTTGCCAAAATTGCCACCTACGTTATCGACTTGGCAGGGTTGCTGGATAAAGTTGAGATAATCGTGGGCAGGGCCTCATACACTTTGCCAGCTTTCAGACAGAGATTGTTTTCGGAAAATAAACACTACACTGGATTGgactttatttttattgacCATTGGAAGGATTTGTATGTCCCGGACTTAAGAGTTTTAGAGTCACTCAACCTTATTGCCCCAGGAACATTGATTGTTGCtgataatattattacGCCCGGCGCTCCCGAGTACGTGGTCTACGTAAACTTTTCACCCGATGAGAAAAAGCTCTACAATGAAACCACCAAGAACCCCGAAGGAAAGGAGTTTATTGGTAGGTGGAACATTCTATACGATACAAAAACCATTGAAGTCGCAACCGCCAACCACAAAGACGCAATCGAGGTAACTAAATGTGTTGATTATTTCTCTGGATAA
- a CDS encoding uncharacterized protein (Putative GTPase inhibitor; predicted role in endocytosis, protein targeting to vacuole; rat catheter biofilm repressed), with protein sequence MNLIDLPVPIKKSIIKYLPQQALINLSLANFEFYQPCLQQLYKNITIQYNPPLRPNEKDREKDFQDSTRTVIYGFSNPDGKVVSKELNLKMIYARLVVLRQSMTINRELIGYIKQIHVLGELSDFSDSIIEELQNLADLLADLDTFYIGDYKIRQLIDLTRLKLRSVVVDELPIEATPKIEELLIGENTHLPNLHKFNLTSLILPNNTQKYWSWIMENVFTLKNHVLQLTKFKFVFSLDMALNAKLVRLIDWEKITQLELILAYTPRNDDDYVIDCFNLIPPTPNLKKLSIVQGDTYPTHRENELFDLNVFNFLTNLLTICDLKYLSIKHSIPNIGNLEDGSEGNYYRRWEMFMSTLPKIINSHNIVLILPNLFQSFAGYEQYMNTVLFNGCKCKHCQIYLGDLDEFMMYHKYYDASTNAKRYKDMNASHLLSEVGQQLNYRMVQDELLTQLNHLSFPLVNTLWDFHTNTNNKPFKCYDIQTVDQGEYDEVDYEPTSPAVCRFNKVTYQGVPKSIGHYVNQTIEKIVNLNRGNAESVDINIALKDGGDLDFKLNMKKLIINGFNYIIDKETNGTHFYQNVYD encoded by the coding sequence atgaatttgattgacTTGCCTGTACCTATTAAGAAGTCGATAATCAAATATCTACCGCAACAAGCACTCATCAACCTATCATTGgcaaattttgaattctaTCAGCCATGTTTACAGCAATTGTATAAGAATATCACCATCCAATACAACCCACCACTCAGGCCCAACGAAAAAGACCGTGAAAAAGACTTCCAAGACTCTACAAGAACAGTTATATACGGGTTCAGCAATCCAGATGGCAAGGTGGTGAGCAAGGAATTGAActtgaaaatgatttatGCGAGGTTGGTTGTGTTACGACAATCGATGACTATCAATCGGGAATTGATCGGGTACATCAAACAGATACACGTATTAGGTGAATTATCTGATTTTAGCGACTCAATTATTGAAGAGTTACAGAATTTGGCGGATTTACTTGCTGATTTGGATACTTTTTATATTGGCGATTACAAAATCAGACAACTCATTGATTTGACACGGTTGAAACTTAGATCTGTCGTTGTTGACGAGCTCCCCATTGAAGCCACCCCCAAAATCGAAGAGTTACTTATTGGAGAAAATACACACTTACCAAACCTTCACAAGTTCAACCTCACCTCGTTGATTTTGCCCAACAACACCCAAAAGTATTGGTCATGGATAATGGAAAATGTGTTCACCCTCAAAAACCATGTTTTGCAATTGAcgaaattcaaatttgtcTTTAGCTTAGATATGGCGTTGAATGCCAAGTTGGTGCGATTGATAGACTGGGAGAAAATTACCCAATTAGAATTGATACTCGCCTATACCCCACGGAACGATGACGATTACgtgattgattgttttaaCTTAATCCCCCCAACACCTAATCTCAAGAAACTTTCTATAGTGCAAGGCGACACCTACCCAACTCATCGAGAGAATGaactttttgatttgaatgttttcaatttccttACAAATTTATTGACTATATGTGATTTAAAGTACTTATCCATCAAACACAGTATCCCCAACATTGGCAACTTAGAGGATGGGAGCGAAGGCAACTACTACCGTCGTTGGGAGATGTTTATGCTGACCTTGCCGAAAATTATAAACTCCCACAACATAGTGCTTATTCTCCCCAACTTGTTTCAATCGTTTGCTGGCTATGAACAATATATGAACACAGTGTTATTCAATGGGTGCAAATGCAAACACTGCCAAATATACCTTGGAGATTTGGACGAGTTTATGATGTACCACAAGTACTATGACGCATCCACCAATGCAAAACGATACAAAGACATGAATGCTCTGCATTTATTAAGTGAGGTCGGACAACAGTTGAATTATCGAATGGTACAGGACGAGTTATTGACACAATTAAACCATTTATCGTTTCCCTTGGTAAACACCCTTTGGGATTTTCATACaaataccaacaacaaaccaTTTAAATGCTATGACATACAAACTGTTGATCAGGGAGAGTACGATGAAGTGGACTATGAGCCTACTTCACCAGCAGTTTGTCGTTTCAACAAAGTGACGTATCAAGGGGTTCCCAAAAGTATTGGCCACTACGTAAATCAAACGATTGAGAAAATTGTCAACTTGAACCGTGGTAATGCTGAGAGTGTGGATATCAATATTGCGCTTAAAGACGGTGGTGACCTAGACTTTAAATTGAACatgaaaaagttgattaTCAATGGGTTTAATTACATTATAGATAAAGAAACCAACGGGACCCATTTCTACCAGAACGTTTATGATTAA
- the NRG1 gene encoding Nrg1p (Transcription factor/repressor; regulates chlamydospore formation/hyphal gene induction/virulence and rescue/stress response genes; effects both Tup1 dependent and independent regulation; flow model biofilm induced; Spider biofilm repressed) — protein sequence MLYQQSYPITNKLLNASAAGSTSTASIIDGGCTLSKPGSGKTKSTTSLPSFNELLTSIPLPNEFKPSTKNTNQAAAATATSPYNYYMGPPAQHRLPTPPPYPMSSPTTATAATPLSQQSPHLQPQQTLQQPQPYHQQYYNYQYAAPPYPHPSQVPPPASYQQRHQQPMYQNTNGVPIIIRPSPGLITPTSTTFDHAKIRSNSTGDLSANSLALSSNNNTQSKDPRRKHVCKVCSRSFTTSGHLARHNRIHTGERKHQCPWPTCEARFARQDNCNQHYKTHTNGKNKRNRQQHRTLEASHVGTKYNTKSLV from the coding sequence ATGctttatcaacaatcatATCCAATAACAAATAAGTTATTAAATGCTAGTGCTGCTGGTAGTACATCCACAGCTTCTATAATTGACGGTGGTTGCACGTTGTCGAAACCTGGCAGtggaaaaacaaaatcaacaacttcGTTACCTTCGTTTAACGAACTTCTTACTTCCATTCCATTGCCAAATGAATTCAAACCATCAACCAAAAATACCAACcaagcagcagcagcaacagcaacatcTCCTTATAACTACTATATGGGACCACCAGCTCAACATCGTTtaccaacaccaccaccatatCCAATGAGCTCgccaacaacagcaacagcagctACTCCATTGTCACAACAATCACCTCACTTGCAACCCCAACAAACACTACAACAACCTCAGCCATACCATCAACAATACTACAACTATCAGTATGCTGCTCCTCCTTATCCCCATCCTTCCCAAGTACCTCCACCAGCATCATATCAACAACGTCACCAACAACCCATGTACCAAAACACTAATGGAGTACCGATTATAATCAGACCATCTCCAGGGCTAATTACTCCTACATCGACTACTTTTGATCATGCCAAAATACGGTCAAACTCTACTGGTGATTTACTGGCCAACTCCCTTGCTTTGTCGTCAAACAATAACACCCAAAGCAAAGAcccaagaagaaaacacGTCTGCAAAGTGTGTTCGAGATCGTTTACTACTTCAGGACATTTAGCTAGACACAATCGTATCCATACTGGAGAGAGAAAACACCAATGTCCATGGCCAACATGTGAAGCCCGTTTTGCTCGTCAAGATAATTGTAATCAACATTACAAGACTCATACCAATGGGAAAAACAAACGCAACAGACAACAACACAGGACTTTAGAAGCTTCACATGTTGGAACAAAATACAACACCAAGAGCCTAGTATAG
- the UFE1 gene encoding Ufe1p (Protein interacting with Sec20p, possibly involved in retrograde transport between the Golgi and the endoplasmic reticulum; functional homolog of S. cerevisiae Ufe1p, which is an ER t-SNARE that mediates the retrograde traffic) gives MTDLTPLFRQCVDIVQQEYKTQPTTAKQPYYLNDTFIKETTAFFHVLTNLNQFINETKSSYLAINDDTKLAGSIDDKNKIDEEFNYKVQQMYKRLNHLETYETKRQSLLPKTSGWFSFLDESNDQDIYFETLANHRMQILRFLMETLNHVNKRFENIQQKRLARERQLNLLNFQNFEDGEELEDVFPTLDQIQQVPELSQQQIQQLETENQEFLNMKTSQLKQVEKVQQSILDIVNIQNELAFKLQDQGQQIESLMDSHADVQTEVQMGNRTLSQATKKNKRGANMLVMLCIVLGVLLVLVDYVSF, from the coding sequence ATGACCGACTTAACACCATTATTCCGTCAGTGTGTTGACATCGTTCAGCAAGAGTACAAGACTCAGCCAACCACAGCCAAACAACCTTACTACCTTAACGACACATTTATTAAGGAGACGACCGCCTTTTTCCATGTCTTGACCAACTTGAACCAGTTCATCAACGAAACCAAATCAAGTTATCTAGCCATAAACGATGACACGAAACTAGCTGGGTCGATTGACGACAAAAACAAGATCGACGAAGAGTTCAATTACAAGGTCCAGCAAATGTACAAGCGATTAAATCATTTGGAGACATACGAAACAAAGAGGCAGTCGTTACTACCAAAGACTAGCGGGTGGTTCAGTTTCCTAGACGAATCCAACGACCAGGACATATACTTTGAGACATTGGCGAATCATCGTATGCAGATATTGCGGTTCCTCATGGAGACACTCAACCATGTAAACAAACGCTTTGAAAACatccaacaaaaaagattGGCTCGTGAACGACAACTAAACTTGTTAAACTTCCAAAACTTTGAAGACGGCGAGGAGTTGGAGGATGTGTTTCCCACACTAGACCAAATCCAGCAAGTACCAGAACTAtcccaacaacaaatccAACAACTTGAAACGGAAAACCAGGAATTTCTCAATATGAAAACTAGCCAATTGAAACAAGTCGAAAAAGTGCAGCAGTCAATACTCGACATCGTCAACATCCAAAACGAATTGGCATTTAAGCTACAAGACCAGGGCCAACAGATCGAGTCGTTGATGGACTCACATGCTGATGTTCAAACAGAAGTCCAAATGGGGAACCGGACATTAAGTCAGGCTacgaaaaagaataaaagaGGTGCTAATATGTTGGTCATGCTATGTATAGTACTAGGTGTGTTATTAGTGTTGGTAGACTATGTATCATTctga
- the TPO2 gene encoding Tpo2p (Putative polyamine transport protein; fungal-specific (no human or murine homolog)) yields the protein MPASGSISSEEPLMTLKPYEGIPTIEGDEQYLQNYSTAQAGENELLRIESNVQASKALSRIISDSDPVLQRSLLLNEPLPLMGGGRPYPPLLGSRDPYAVTFDGPDDAGFPQNFPFWKKMVYSLGPLFTALSVSLGSAMFSQASPEIMAIYHIGVTPAALTTALFVFGFASGPVIYGPLSELFGRKIIMVISSFLYVCFSFAVATAKDIQTIMICRFFSGFVGSAAFVVSPAIFSDLFSTEQRGTAISTFAGVLFGGPMLAPIFGGFTVKNSSLGWRWTAYFCGIVACLGLVLNVFLLDETHHPIILVKRAEELRRRTGNWGIYAPHEELTLSLKEIVENNIARPLKMLFTESILFLVSIYNGFIYAMLYCLLTAMPLIFQEGYGFRRGVAELPYLAMLLGVFIGIAALILFEQRYLKAMEKNNGKPIPEERLPPVFIGGIFFIIGIVILTVAGDFPKKVHFMVPTVGAGFVGFALMLIFLPTMNYVIDCYLFVAASALAANTFLRSAMAAVFPLFSHQMFVNLTNKYAGTILAGLGVLLLPVPIAFRVYGKKIRENSKYAYK from the coding sequence ATGCCTGCCTCAGGATCCATATCAAGCGAAGAACCATTGATGACCCTAAAACCATATGAAGGTATACCTACAATTGAAGGCGATGAGCAATACTTGCAAAACTACTCCACAGCCCAAGCGGGTGAAAATGAACTTTTACGAATTGAATCCAATGTCCAAGCATCAAAAGCCTTGTCGAGAATAATATCAGATAGTGATCCTGTTTTACAACGTTCGTTATTGTTAAACGAACCACTACCTCTCATGGGTGGCGGAAGACCGTACCCACCATTATTAGGATCCCGTGACCCGTATGCTGTTACCTTTGATGGTCCCGATGACGCTGGATTCCCGCAAAATTTCCCTTTTTGGAAGAAGATGGTGTACAGTTTGGGGCCATTATTTACCGCATTATCCGTTTCCCTTGGGTCAGCAATGTTTTCACAAGCCAGTCCCGAAATCATGGCAATCTATCACATTGGCGTAACACCGGCCGCGCTAACTACTGCATTGTTTGTGTTTGGTTTCGCTAGCGGCCCAGTCATTTATGGACCCTTATCGGAATTGTTTGGACGAAAAATCATTATGGTGATTTCCAGTTTTTTATATGTGTGCTTTTCATTTGCTGTTGCCACAGCCAAAGATATTCAGACAATTATGATATGTCGGTTTTTCTCTGGGTTTGTTGGGTCAGCAGcgtttgttgtttctcCAGCTATTTTTTCAGATTTATTTCTGACCGAGCAAAGGGGTACCGCTATTTCGACATTTGCTGGGGTGCTTTTTGGTGGTCCCATGCTTGCCCCGATATTTGGTGGTTTCACGGTTAAAAACTCTAGTTTGGGCTGGAGATGGACAGCTTATTTTTGTGGTATAGTTGCCTGCTTGGGGTTGGTGTTGAACGTGTTTTTACTTGACGAAACACACCACCCAATAATCCTTGTCAAACGTGCTGAAGAGttgagaagaagaacagGAAACTGGGGGATTTATGCGCCACACGAAGAATTGACTTTGAGtttgaaagaaattgttgaaaacaACATTGCTCGACCACTTAAAATGTTGTTTACTGAATcgattttgtttttagtGAGTATTTACAATGGGTTTATCTATGCAATGTTGTACTGTTTATTGACAGCCATGCCGTTGATTTTCCAAGAGGGGTACGGGTTCAGAAGAGGGGTGGCCGAGTTGCCCTATTTAGCTATGCTTCTAGGTGTTTTTATCGGGATTGCAGCACTTATCTTATTTGAACAGAGATACCTTAAAGCAATGGAGAAAAACAATGGTAAACCAATTCCAGAAGAAAGGTTGCCGCCAGTTTTTATTGGTGGgatattttttataatcGGTATTGTAATACTCACAGTAGCTGGTGATTTCCCGAAAAAAGTTCACTTTATGGTACCCACTGTGGGTGCTGGGTTTGTTGGGTTTGcgttgatgttgattttcTTGCCCACGATGAACTATGTGATAGACtgttatttgtttgttgcTGCGTCTGCTTTGGCCGCCAACACATTTTTGAGATCAGCTATGGCAGCTGTGTTTCCGTTGTTTTCTCATCAAATGTTTGTCAACTTGACAAACAAATATGCTGGCACAATCTTGGCTGGTCTTGGTGTGTTGCTTTTGCCTGTGCCAATTGCGTTCCGTGTGTATGGTAAAAAGATTCGTGAAAACAGTAAGTACGCGTATAAGTAA
- a CDS encoding uncharacterized protein (Ortholog(s) have role in mRNA splicing, via spliceosome), with the protein MSRLEKLKEKRREGQKPQQERKSVKTTPSEPRSHMDYTIEETENWHKKQRVDGSENVDKLAESTYYKDISAIKVDLQAYREGKAADPTELTTILAANTERKTKRKRHAKDADADSYINEKNKQFNMKLNRQK; encoded by the coding sequence atgtCAAGGCTagagaaattgaaagagAAGAGGAGAGAGGGGCAAAAACCCCAACAAGAGAGAAAGAGTGTCAAGACAACACCAAGTGAGCCACGCTCGCATATGGACTATACTATTGAGGAAACTGAAAACTGGCACAAGAAACAGCGAGTTGATGGTTCTGAGAATGTGGATAAACTAGCTGAGCTGACTTATTACAAGGATATTCTGGCGATAAAGGTCGACTTACAAGCGTATAGGGAAGGCAAAGCTGCCGACCCCACTGAACTAACCACGATCCTTGCTGCCAACACTGAGCGAAAAACGAAACGTAAACGCCACGCCAAAGATGCTGATGCTGATAGCTATATCAATGAGAAGAATAAACAGTTTAATATGAAGTTAAATAGACAAAAATAG
- a CDS encoding ribosome dissociation factor GTPase (Ortholog(s) have GTPase activity, ribosome binding activity and role in nonfunctional rRNA decay, nuclear-transcribed mRNA catabolic process, no-go decay, positive regulation of translation, ribosome disassembly) translates to MDYDDDDLDYSSHEEEEFDENKLNNDEYNLLHDTLPALKEKLKSYNDEIPEYDLKEALYYNYFEIEPTVEELKSKFKKKKITKAKENFTQPSPDDVVLNAQKQAFEGVANLKIAPPKQTKPFKKVDISKALLSPDYAKPRKSFVVIGHVDAGKSTLMGRLLYDFGIIDAKTVNKLVKEAEKAGKGSFALAWVMDQTEEERSHGVTVDICATDFETDTTKFTAIDAPGHKDFVPQMISGVSQADFALLVVDSISGEFEAGFALDGQTKEHTILAKNFGLEKICVAVNKMDKENWDEHRFDAIKSQMTEFLTSPEVDFDKSQIDFIPISGLTGNNVVKRDLSVDSFKWYVGPTLAEYIEGVEIDAGSRDSLASEPFFLSVHDVYKDKGELKVSGKVSSGVISSGETIVALPSGESLQVQSLKVSKKPVDFAISGELAQIAFKTSQISNESVDQIRIGDLITKPGSPVKTAHKLLVSLHLFNMDKPLLVGTPFVLFRNNTQVPARVSKIVEVVNGKKKKKVLHLVSRQTAIVEIALTNALPVTKFDDNKVLGRIVIRREGTTIGAGTVIDFSE, encoded by the exons atggattatgatgatgacgatttAGACTATAGCTCTcatgaagaagaagagttTGATGAGAATAAGTTGAATAATGACGAGTACAACTTGTTGCATGATACGCTTCCTGCACTCAAGGAGAAACTAAAGTCATACAACGACGAAATACCAGAATACGATTTGAAGGAGGCGTTATACTACAACTATTTCGAAATAGAACCCACCGTCgaagaattaaaatcaaagttCAAAAAGA AGAAAATCACCAAAGCCAAAGAGAATTTCACCCAGCCATCGCCTGACGATGTGGTACTAAATGCCCAGAAGCAAGCATTTGAAGGTGTAGCCAACTTGAAGATTGCCCCACCGAAACAAACCAAACCATTCAAGAAAGTCGATATCAGCAAAGCACTTTTATCCCCCGATTATGCTAAACCACGCAAGtcttttgttgttattgggCATGTCGATGCAGGGAAATCCACATTAATGGGAAGACTTTTGTATgattttggaattattgATGCCAAGACAGTTAACAAACTAGTTAAGGAAGCAGAAAAGGCCGGCAAGGGATCGTTTGCACTTGCTTGGGTGATGGACCAGACTGAAGAAGAGAGGTCGCATGGTGTTACTGTTGATATATGTGCCACTGATTTTGAAACTGACACCACCAAATTCACTGCCATTGATGCTCCTGGACACAAGGATTTTGTTCCGCAAATGATTAGTGGGGTATCGCAAGCTGATTTTGCgttgttggttgttgattCGATTTCGGGCGAGTTTGAGGCGGGGTTTGCGTTAGATGGCCAGACCAAGGAGCATACAATTTTAGCCAAGAATTTTGGACTAGAGAAGATATGTGTTGCTGTTAACAAGATGGATAAGGAGAACTGGGATGAACATCGATTTGATGCTATAAAGAGCCAGATGACAGAGTTTTTGACCAGCCCGGAGGTAGACTTTGATAAGAGTCAGATAGATTTTATTCCGATTTCGGGGTTGACGGGGAATAATGTTGTCAAGAGAGATTTGTCGGTGGACTCGTTCAAATGGTACGTGGGCCCGACTTTGGCAGAGTATATTGAAGGGGTGGAAATTGATGCTGGGTCTAGAGACAGTCTTGCATCTGagccattttttttatcgGTGCATGATGTGTATAAAGATAAAGGGGAATTGAAAGTGAGTGGTAAAGTCAGTAGTGGGGTGATATCTTCTGGCGAAACGATTGTGGCCTTGCCAAGTGGGGAATCATTGCAAGTGCAATCGCTAAAAGTTTCGAAAAAACCAGTTGACTTTGCCATATCTGGTGAGTTAGCACAAATAGCATTCAAGACAAGCCAAATATCCAATGAAAGCGTTGATCAGATTAGAATTGGGGACTTGATTACCAAACCAGGGTCGCCAGTGAAAACTGCGCACAAACTTTTAGTGCTGCTTCATTTGTTTAACATGGACAAGCCGTTGTTGGTGGGCACGccatttgttttgtttagGAATAATACCCAAGTGCCAGCAAGGGTTTCCAAAATTGTCGAAGTTGTCAATGgcaagaagaagaagaaggtaTTGCATTTGGTTTCAAGGCAGACTGCGATAGTGGAGATTGCACTTACCAATGCATTGCCGGTTACAAAATTCGACGACAATAAAGTGCTAGGCAGAATCGTTATAAGAAGAGAGGGTACAACTATTGGCGCAGGTACggttattgatttttcagAATGA